Proteins from a genomic interval of uncultured Flavobacterium sp.:
- the accC gene encoding acetyl-CoA carboxylase biotin carboxylase subunit produces MFKKILIANRGEIALRVIRTCKEMGIKTVAVYSTADAESLHVKFADEAVCIGPPPSNLSYLKMSNIIAAAEITNADAIHPGYGFLSENAKFSKICQEHGIKFIGAAPEMIDKMGDKASAKATMKAAGVPCVPGSDGLLESFEQTQKLAKEFGYPVMLKATAGGGGKGMRAVWKEDELLKAWESARQEAAAAFGNDGMYMEKLIEEPRHIEIQVVGDSYGKACHLSERDCSVQRRHQKLTEETPSPFMTDELRAAMGEAAVKAAEFIKYEGAGTVEFLVDKHRNFYFMEMNTRIQVEHPITEQVIDYDLIREQIMVAAGIPISGKNYLPQLHAIECRINAEDPYNDFRPSPGKITTLHMPGGHGVRLDTHVYSGYSIPPNYDSMIAKLITTAQSREEAISKMRRALDEFVIEGVKTTIPFHRQLMDDPRYIAGDYTTAFMDTFKMNPIQE; encoded by the coding sequence ATGTTTAAAAAAATATTAATTGCGAATAGAGGAGAAATTGCACTTCGTGTAATTCGTACATGTAAAGAAATGGGAATCAAAACTGTAGCAGTTTACTCTACAGCCGATGCAGAGAGTCTACATGTTAAGTTTGCTGATGAAGCGGTTTGTATTGGTCCCCCTCCAAGTAACTTATCGTATTTGAAAATGTCAAATATTATTGCTGCTGCAGAAATTACTAACGCAGACGCAATACATCCAGGATATGGATTTCTTTCTGAGAATGCTAAATTCTCAAAAATTTGTCAAGAGCACGGAATCAAATTTATTGGTGCCGCTCCTGAAATGATTGATAAAATGGGAGATAAAGCTTCTGCAAAAGCCACAATGAAAGCTGCAGGAGTTCCATGTGTACCAGGTTCTGACGGATTATTAGAATCTTTCGAACAAACACAAAAGTTAGCTAAAGAATTTGGTTACCCAGTTATGCTTAAAGCTACCGCTGGTGGTGGTGGAAAAGGAATGCGTGCGGTATGGAAAGAAGATGAATTGTTGAAAGCATGGGAAAGTGCACGTCAGGAAGCTGCTGCTGCATTTGGAAATGACGGAATGTACATGGAGAAACTTATCGAAGAGCCACGTCATATCGAAATTCAGGTTGTTGGAGATTCATACGGAAAAGCATGTCACCTTTCTGAAAGAGATTGCTCTGTACAACGTCGTCACCAAAAATTGACTGAAGAAACACCTTCGCCTTTCATGACAGACGAATTGCGTGCGGCAATGGGAGAAGCTGCTGTAAAAGCTGCTGAATTCATTAAATACGAAGGAGCTGGAACAGTAGAGTTTTTAGTGGACAAACACAGAAACTTCTATTTCATGGAAATGAATACACGTATTCAGGTAGAGCATCCAATCACAGAGCAAGTTATTGATTATGATTTGATTCGTGAGCAAATTATGGTAGCTGCTGGAATTCCAATTTCAGGAAAAAATTATTTACCACAATTACACGCAATCGAATGTCGTATTAATGCCGAAGATCCTTATAACGATTTTCGTCCTTCACCAGGAAAAATTACTACGCTACATATGCCAGGTGGACACGGAGTTCGTTTAGATACTCACGTTTATTCAGGTTATAGTATTCCGCCAAATTACGATTCAATGATCGCTAAGTTAATTACTACAGCACAATCTCGAGAAGAAGCTATTAGTAAAATGCGTAGAGCTCTTGATGAATTCGTTATCGAAGGTGTGAAAACTACAATACCTTTCCACAGACAATTAATGGATGATCCAAGATATATTGCAGGAGATTATACAACTGCATTTATGGATACTTTTAAAATGAATCCAATACAAGAATAA
- the accB gene encoding acetyl-CoA carboxylase biotin carboxyl carrier protein, which produces MDLKEIQNLIKFVANSGVAEVKLEMDDVKITIRTTLEGNVTETTYVQQLPAQAALPQAVAPQQTAPVVVNVASEASAPAEDSKYITIKSPIIGTFYRKPSPDKPVFTEVGSTIAKGDVLCVIEAMKLFNEIESEVSGKIVKILVDDMSPVEFDQPLFLVDPS; this is translated from the coding sequence ATGGATTTAAAAGAAATTCAAAACCTAATCAAATTTGTAGCAAATTCGGGAGTTGCAGAAGTAAAGTTGGAAATGGATGATGTAAAAATCACTATCAGAACAACTTTAGAAGGAAACGTAACTGAAACTACTTATGTACAACAATTGCCAGCTCAGGCTGCGTTGCCACAAGCAGTTGCTCCGCAACAAACTGCTCCGGTTGTTGTAAATGTAGCTAGTGAAGCTTCAGCTCCAGCTGAAGACTCTAAATACATTACTATAAAATCTCCAATCATTGGAACTTTTTATAGAAAACCATCTCCAGACAAACCAGTTTTTACTGAAGTAGGAAGCACTATTGCAAAAGGTGATGTTCTTTGTGTAATCGAAGCAATGAAATTATTCAACGAAATCGAATCGGAAGTTTCAGGTAAAATTGTAAAAATTCTTGTTGACGATATGTCTCCTGTAGAATTTGACCAACCTTTATTCTTAGTTGATCCATCATAA
- a CDS encoding beta-ketoacyl-ACP synthase III, translated as MNTITAAITAVGAYVPDFVLSNKVLETMVDTNDEWITTRTGIKERRILKDADKGTSFLAIKAAQDLIAKANIDPLEIDMVIMATATADMPVASTGVYVATEIGATNAFAYDLQAACSSFLYGMSTAAAYVQSGRYKKVLLIGADKMSSIVDYTDRATCIIFGDGAGAVLFEPNYEGLGLQDEYLRSDGVGRDFLKISAGGSLTPTTEETVKNKQHNIIQDGKTVFKYAVTNMADASELILKRNNLTNEDVNWLVPHQANKRIIDATASRMELEESKVLMNIERYGNTTSATLPLVLSDFEHLLKKGDNIIFAAFGGGFTWGSIYLKWAYDKK; from the coding sequence ATGAATACAATCACAGCCGCAATTACCGCTGTTGGAGCTTATGTTCCTGACTTTGTACTTTCGAACAAAGTATTAGAAACAATGGTCGATACCAATGACGAATGGATTACTACTCGTACCGGAATTAAAGAAAGAAGAATTCTTAAAGATGCTGATAAAGGAACATCGTTTCTGGCGATAAAAGCAGCACAGGATTTAATAGCAAAAGCCAATATTGATCCGTTGGAGATTGATATGGTAATAATGGCAACAGCTACTGCAGATATGCCGGTAGCCTCTACAGGAGTTTATGTTGCAACAGAAATTGGAGCCACTAATGCATTTGCTTATGATTTACAAGCGGCGTGCTCAAGTTTCTTATACGGAATGTCAACTGCTGCAGCTTATGTGCAGTCAGGACGATACAAAAAAGTATTATTAATTGGTGCCGATAAAATGTCATCAATTGTAGATTATACAGACAGAGCAACTTGTATTATTTTTGGTGATGGAGCAGGAGCTGTTTTATTTGAACCAAATTATGAAGGCTTAGGCTTACAAGATGAATACTTACGAAGCGACGGTGTAGGACGCGATTTTCTTAAAATTTCTGCCGGCGGTTCTCTAACACCAACTACTGAAGAGACCGTAAAAAACAAACAACATAACATTATTCAAGACGGAAAAACCGTTTTTAAATATGCTGTAACTAATATGGCAGATGCAAGCGAATTGATTTTGAAAAGAAACAATTTGACAAATGAAGATGTTAACTGGTTAGTGCCACATCAGGCTAACAAACGTATTATCGATGCTACTGCCAGCAGAATGGAACTTGAAGAATCAAAAGTATTAATGAATATTGAAAGATATGGTAATACAACTTCAGCTACTTTGCCTTTAGTGTTAAGCGACTTTGAACACCTATTAAAAAAAGGAGATAATATTATATTTGCTGCTTTTGGTGGTGGATTCACTTGGGGATCTATTTACCTAAAATGGGCTTACGATAAGAAATAA
- the rpmF gene encoding 50S ribosomal protein L32 translates to MAHPKRKISKTRRDKRRTHYKATVAQIATCPITGEAHLYHRAYWHEGKMYYRGQVVIDKSVAVA, encoded by the coding sequence ATGGCACATCCTAAGAGAAAAATCTCGAAAACAAGAAGAGATAAGAGAAGAACACATTATAAAGCTACTGTAGCTCAAATCGCTACATGTCCTATTACTGGAGAAGCACATTTATACCACAGAGCTTACTGGCATGAAGGTAAAATGTATTACAGAGGGCAAGTTGTTATCGATAAATCTGTAGCGGTTGCTTAA
- a CDS encoding DUF177 domain-containing protein — translation MSKTKEFLIPFIGLKLGKHHFEYQISNAFFENFDYDEFQSSDIKVGLVLDKKSNMLELEFKHKGTVNVPCDLTGEDFDLPIKGKMKLIVRFGDEFNNDNEELLILPHGEHEIDIAQYIYEMIALSVPLKRVHPGVKDGTLQSEALTKLNELTVKEEKEESKQEEDIDPRWDKLKKLLTDK, via the coding sequence ATGAGCAAAACAAAAGAATTTTTAATTCCTTTCATAGGATTAAAGCTGGGAAAACACCATTTTGAGTATCAAATAAGTAACGCGTTCTTTGAGAACTTTGATTACGACGAATTTCAAAGTTCGGATATCAAGGTAGGTTTAGTTTTAGATAAGAAAAGCAACATGTTAGAGTTGGAATTCAAGCACAAAGGGACTGTAAATGTACCTTGTGATCTAACAGGCGAAGATTTTGATCTTCCTATAAAAGGGAAAATGAAATTAATTGTTCGTTTTGGAGATGAATTCAATAATGATAACGAAGAGTTGTTGATCTTGCCACATGGAGAACATGAAATAGATATAGCACAATACATTTATGAAATGATTGCTTTATCTGTGCCTCTAAAACGAGTTCATCCAGGAGTAAAAGACGGAACTTTGCAAAGTGAAGCTTTAACAAAACTGAATGAATTAACAGTCAAAGAAGAAAAAGAAGAGAGTAAACAAGAAGAAGATATTGACCCGCGTTGGGACAAATTAAAGAAACTATTAACGGATAAATAA
- the pdxA gene encoding 4-hydroxythreonine-4-phosphate dehydrogenase PdxA, translated as MNKKAENIIVGISIGDLNGIGSEVILKTFEDSRMLEMCTPVIFANAKILSFVKKSFTSTVQFHGVDKLDQVLPGKINVFNLWKEGVDINLGKNDEKIGEYAVKSFVAATKALKEGVIDVLVTAPINKYNIQSEGFKFPGHTDYLNQELEGNALMMMVQDNLRVGLLTDHVPLNEVSSHLTEELITRKIETIRKSLIQDFSIVKPKIAVLGLNPHCGDGGVIGKEDDLVLKPALKKIFDGGTMVFGPFPADGFFGSGQYEKYDAVIATYHDQGLIPFKTLSFGKGVNYTAGLDKIRTSPDHGTAYDIAGKDMADFNSFKEAVYLAIDIFRSRNQYKEISEKPLKIKEKQL; from the coding sequence ATGAATAAAAAAGCAGAAAATATAATTGTTGGAATTTCAATTGGAGATTTAAACGGTATTGGAAGCGAGGTTATACTAAAAACATTCGAGGATTCCCGTATGTTAGAAATGTGTACGCCGGTTATTTTTGCAAACGCCAAAATACTTTCTTTCGTTAAGAAAAGTTTTACTTCGACAGTTCAATTTCATGGAGTCGATAAGTTAGATCAGGTTTTGCCAGGAAAAATAAATGTATTTAATCTTTGGAAAGAAGGTGTTGATATTAATCTGGGTAAAAATGATGAAAAAATTGGAGAATATGCCGTGAAGTCTTTTGTGGCAGCAACCAAAGCTTTAAAAGAAGGAGTAATTGATGTTTTGGTTACAGCTCCGATAAATAAATATAATATTCAGTCAGAAGGATTTAAATTTCCCGGACATACAGATTATTTAAATCAGGAATTAGAAGGTAATGCATTGATGATGATGGTGCAGGATAATCTAAGAGTCGGTTTATTGACAGATCATGTGCCGTTAAATGAAGTTTCATCACATTTGACAGAAGAATTAATTACAAGAAAAATTGAAACAATAAGAAAATCATTAATTCAGGATTTTAGTATTGTAAAACCAAAAATTGCTGTTTTAGGATTAAATCCACATTGTGGAGATGGCGGTGTGATTGGAAAAGAAGATGATTTGGTTTTAAAACCCGCTTTAAAAAAGATATTTGATGGTGGAACAATGGTTTTTGGACCTTTTCCTGCAGATGGATTTTTTGGAAGTGGTCAATACGAAAAATATGATGCCGTTATAGCGACTTATCATGATCAGGGATTAATTCCTTTCAAGACATTGTCTTTTGGTAAAGGAGTTAATTATACAGCAGGTTTAGATAAGATTAGAACGTCGCCGGATCATGGTACAGCTTATGATATTGCTGGAAAAGACATGGCAGATTTTAATTCATTTAAAGAGGCAGTTTATCTTGCGATAGATATTTTTCGCTCGCGTAATCAGTATAAAGAGATTAGTGAAAAACCTCTTAAAATAAAAGAAAAACAGTTATAA
- a CDS encoding riboflavin synthase has protein sequence MFTGIIETLGRIHEIQQDQSNLHITVDSSITNELKIDQSVSHNGICLTVVAIRDSFYTVTAIDETILKTNIGDWKTGDVVNLERGMKLGDRLDGHIVQGHVDQTGTCIKIEEANGSWNYTFEYDKNLNNITIEKGSITVNGVSLTVVNSKTNEFSVSIIPYTHEHTNFKDFKVGTKINLEFDVVGKYISRLYSINK, from the coding sequence ATGTTTACAGGAATTATAGAAACCCTAGGAAGGATTCACGAAATACAACAAGATCAAAGCAATCTTCACATAACAGTTGATTCTTCTATCACAAATGAATTAAAAATTGACCAAAGTGTTTCACACAACGGAATATGTCTAACCGTTGTAGCAATAAGAGATTCATTTTATACCGTAACTGCTATCGATGAAACTATTTTAAAAACAAATATTGGAGACTGGAAAACCGGTGATGTTGTAAATCTCGAAAGAGGAATGAAACTAGGTGATCGTCTTGATGGTCACATCGTTCAGGGCCACGTGGACCAAACCGGAACCTGCATAAAGATCGAAGAAGCAAACGGAAGCTGGAATTACACTTTTGAATACGACAAAAACCTCAACAATATTACTATTGAAAAAGGCTCTATAACTGTTAACGGAGTGAGTCTTACGGTTGTAAATTCTAAAACAAATGAATTTAGCGTTTCAATTATCCCTTACACTCACGAACACACTAATTTTAAGGATTTCAAAGTTGGAACCAAAATAAATCTGGAATTCGATGTAGTAGGAAAATACATTTCCAGACTTTATTCGATAAACAAATAA